From one Pedobacter faecalis genomic stretch:
- a CDS encoding DUF6266 family protein: protein MGHLTGGPYYDLIGRTGNNVGRRVRGKNVFSMRPHRGNRTSTEAQLAVQLKMGLISSWMSDVSAFLKLGFEHEDPKMSAWNAAVKYNLDNAVTGVYPSFTVDYSKALFSKGKLSPLASLSVAAETEAQLDFSWSAAIEVARPGGPTDKATFIVYNPLKQDFVVSPTGVVRSGLTYDMALPLDFSGDEVEVYAAVLSVDHKLVSTSVYVGSILVV, encoded by the coding sequence ATGGGACACTTAACAGGTGGCCCGTACTACGACTTGATCGGCAGGACGGGAAACAACGTGGGCCGCAGGGTTCGCGGCAAGAATGTTTTTTCTATGCGTCCGCATAGGGGAAACCGGACCTCGACGGAGGCACAGCTGGCTGTTCAGCTGAAAATGGGTTTAATTTCTTCCTGGATGAGCGATGTGAGTGCTTTCCTGAAGCTGGGCTTTGAGCACGAGGATCCGAAGATGTCGGCCTGGAATGCGGCAGTGAAGTATAATCTGGACAATGCGGTAACAGGCGTGTATCCGAGTTTTACGGTCGACTACTCGAAAGCTTTGTTCAGCAAGGGCAAGCTTTCGCCCCTGGCCAGTCTTTCTGTAGCAGCAGAAACGGAAGCGCAGCTCGACTTTAGCTGGTCGGCCGCTATTGAGGTGGCAAGGCCGGGTGGGCCTACCGACAAGGCAACGTTCATTGTATACAATCCGCTGAAGCAGGACTTCGTGGTTTCTCCGACGGGCGTTGTTCGGTCGGGACTGACCTACGACATGGCTCTGCCGCTTGATTTTAGCGGCGATGAGGTGGAGGTGTATGCTGCGGTGCTGAGTGTTGATCATAAGCTCGTGAGCACGAGTGTGTATGTGGGCAGTATTTTGGTGGTATAG
- a CDS encoding alpha/beta hydrolase family protein, protein MKVIISFWLWVLCLGTCYGQKPALALETYKSWTEVNLGGISPDARYAYYYINSKAMSSDNNSEFILKTTSGKSLYSVSGLTSPTISNDSKYLYGTLPGDSLLIYDFNGNRNYFVPNVKGYELIDVKGTTHLLLKSRQAIKLCDLSGRILKQFENVSQYKFSPSGESLILLKSDPGAKERVAAWFVDMTSNKNKQIFSGPNVSNVIFDNIGSQAAFVVNEANANSLWYYKVGSDQAVLLADQHNDGIDNTMSIVTGEYWRFSKDGERLFFSLKTNGGKQTDTNKPSDLETWSYEDAYLKSFYNGMVGMQMLQNRNYLSAINLSNRTVLQLINCEERLVSGSLRYETDSIFIILSTKALNTERWNKNSRLSFYICNTKTGKRSSLELDRTHWISPTLSPTGRYIIYFDPALKSYVSYQTATKTKKAITDKIKVGFGYYYNRHYPNQEEATTGITGWLKNDNALLINTMYDIYRVDPAGNTDPINVTQGLGEKEKIVFYLAGQPTGGTVDEDKILFGAFHTKTKQYGFYEYHANTKGQKLKELYKGSRYSGHLDYVYYQLRDDDFLTAKNGKGYLVKWQQANKSPNYYFSKDLISFNQLSHLNPESKYNWLSSELCSYTDSLGNQYQGILYKPENFDPNKKYPVVFRIYETQSNSLNAYIQPGPVGANFNIALLVSNGYLVFLPDIRGIIGAPGEGALRSVLAAANHVGQYSFVDKDKFALVGHSFGGFETNYVMTHCNRFSAAISGAGVSDMTRLATSIWFPGQSQQSFTQHSYFMMEKTVVENPQAYVRNSPLYEAKNVNAPILFMHNDGDENVDFRQTQAFYLVLRSLAKPCWWLNYKGHGHGVGGEKNQLDYNKKVWQFLDHYLKGAPMPQWMKEHI, encoded by the coding sequence ATGAAAGTAATTATATCTTTTTGGCTTTGGGTTTTGTGTTTGGGAACGTGCTACGGACAGAAACCAGCGCTTGCGCTTGAAACGTATAAATCCTGGACCGAAGTGAATTTAGGAGGAATCAGCCCCGATGCTCGTTACGCTTACTACTACATAAATAGCAAAGCAATGTCCTCAGATAATAATTCTGAATTTATCCTGAAGACAACATCTGGAAAATCATTGTATTCAGTTTCGGGCCTAACTTCGCCAACAATCAGCAATGACAGCAAGTACCTATATGGAACTTTGCCAGGTGATAGCCTTTTAATTTATGACTTCAATGGCAATAGAAATTACTTTGTTCCTAATGTTAAAGGCTATGAATTGATCGACGTGAAAGGGACTACACACTTGCTATTGAAATCAAGACAAGCGATTAAATTATGTGATCTTTCCGGCAGAATATTAAAGCAGTTTGAAAACGTAAGCCAATATAAGTTCTCACCGTCTGGTGAATCCCTAATTCTGTTAAAAAGCGATCCAGGCGCAAAAGAGCGTGTTGCCGCTTGGTTTGTGGACATGACTTCCAACAAAAACAAACAAATTTTTAGTGGACCTAATGTGAGTAATGTTATTTTCGACAACATTGGATCGCAAGCAGCATTTGTAGTAAACGAGGCTAATGCCAATAGTCTTTGGTATTACAAAGTTGGTTCTGATCAAGCGGTATTACTCGCGGATCAGCACAATGATGGAATAGATAATACCATGTCTATCGTTACAGGGGAATATTGGAGATTTAGCAAGGATGGGGAGAGGCTGTTTTTCTCTTTAAAAACAAACGGCGGAAAGCAGACAGATACAAATAAACCCTCGGATCTGGAAACATGGAGTTACGAGGATGCATATTTGAAAAGTTTTTATAATGGTATGGTTGGGATGCAGATGTTGCAAAACCGTAACTACTTATCCGCAATAAATCTTTCTAACAGAACTGTCTTACAACTTATTAACTGTGAAGAACGATTGGTATCAGGTTCTCTACGCTACGAAACAGATAGCATTTTTATAATACTCTCAACTAAGGCACTAAATACGGAACGATGGAACAAAAACTCTAGGCTATCATTCTATATTTGCAATACTAAAACCGGAAAACGCAGTTCTTTAGAACTGGACAGGACACATTGGATTTCGCCTACACTTTCTCCTACCGGAAGGTATATTATTTACTTCGATCCGGCATTAAAAAGCTATGTTTCTTATCAAACAGCGACCAAAACAAAGAAGGCCATCACCGACAAGATCAAAGTCGGCTTTGGGTATTATTATAATAGACACTACCCGAATCAAGAGGAAGCGACAACTGGAATAACGGGCTGGCTTAAAAATGACAATGCTCTGCTCATAAACACAATGTATGATATTTATAGGGTCGATCCAGCAGGAAATACTGATCCTATCAATGTGACGCAGGGTTTAGGCGAGAAGGAGAAAATTGTTTTTTACCTTGCAGGGCAGCCAACTGGCGGTACAGTAGATGAAGATAAAATCTTATTTGGCGCATTCCATACAAAGACTAAGCAATATGGATTTTATGAATACCATGCAAATACTAAAGGGCAGAAATTAAAAGAATTGTATAAGGGTTCCCGGTACTCAGGACATCTTGACTATGTTTATTATCAGCTAAGAGATGATGACTTTTTAACAGCTAAAAATGGGAAGGGATATCTGGTGAAGTGGCAACAGGCAAATAAGTCACCTAATTATTACTTTAGTAAAGATTTAATATCTTTTAATCAGTTAAGTCATCTCAACCCTGAAAGTAAGTACAACTGGCTTAGTTCAGAATTATGCTCTTATACAGATAGCTTGGGAAACCAATATCAGGGAATACTATACAAGCCTGAAAATTTTGATCCAAACAAAAAATACCCTGTTGTGTTCAGAATTTACGAAACCCAAAGCAATTCGTTGAATGCCTATATTCAGCCAGGACCTGTAGGGGCTAATTTTAATATCGCTTTGTTAGTAAGCAACGGGTATTTGGTGTTTCTACCAGATATTAGGGGTATCATTGGTGCACCAGGAGAAGGAGCATTACGGTCGGTTTTAGCTGCGGCAAACCACGTAGGCCAATATAGTTTTGTTGACAAGGACAAATTTGCGCTTGTAGGTCATAGTTTTGGCGGCTTCGAAACAAATTACGTCATGACACACTGCAACAGGTTCTCCGCAGCTATATCAGGTGCCGGAGTTAGTGATATGACCCGTTTAGCTACATCTATATGGTTTCCTGGACAGAGCCAGCAATCTTTTACACAGCATTCTTATTTTATGATGGAAAAGACAGTTGTAGAAAATCCGCAGGCTTATGTTCGTAATTCCCCACTTTATGAGGCAAAGAATGTAAACGCCCCAATTTTGTTCATGCATAATGATGGTGATGAAAACGTAGACTTCCGTCAGACGCAAGCCTTTTATCTCGTTCTTCGCAGCCTCGCCAAACCTTGCTGGTGGCTCAATTACAAAGGTCATGGGCATGGAGTAGGCGGTGAAAAAAATCAGCTTGACTATAACAAGAAGGTGTGGCAGTTTCTGGATCATTATCTGAAGGGAGCGCCAATGCCCCAGTGGATGAAGGAGCACATTTAA
- a CDS encoding DUF6266 family protein has protein sequence MAVFRNNLLGAIRGRVGNMVSYVVLGKNVVRMIGQNNKPPTEKQLANRQAMKVICEVLSMAKPFTRIGFDAEAKLRSLYPQNVGISVNKPAALKGVYPQIEVDYPKLKLSMGSVPGLMGLTVVAEDDGLCITWTPVLDWQYMHDRIMVVVYFPELAAEKHEKACIELSGARRSEGMERIPLSPALLNQRMEVFVAMRAACGADVSDSQYAGRLN, from the coding sequence ATGGCTGTGTTTCGTAACAACCTGCTCGGCGCGATAAGGGGCCGGGTAGGTAACATGGTGAGCTATGTGGTACTGGGCAAGAATGTGGTTCGCATGATTGGCCAGAACAATAAGCCACCTACGGAGAAGCAACTGGCCAACCGCCAGGCGATGAAGGTGATTTGCGAGGTGCTGAGCATGGCGAAACCTTTCACGCGGATTGGCTTTGACGCGGAGGCGAAACTGAGATCTCTTTACCCGCAGAATGTAGGCATCTCGGTGAATAAGCCGGCTGCGCTGAAGGGTGTGTATCCGCAAATTGAAGTGGATTATCCTAAGCTTAAACTGAGCATGGGCAGCGTGCCCGGATTGATGGGGCTGACCGTGGTAGCGGAGGATGATGGGCTGTGCATCACTTGGACGCCGGTTCTCGACTGGCAATATATGCATGACCGGATTATGGTGGTGGTGTACTTTCCCGAACTGGCCGCTGAAAAGCATGAGAAGGCTTGCATCGAGCTTAGTGGTGCGCGCCGGTCGGAAGGTATGGAAAGGATACCGCTCTCCCCTGCCCTGCTTAACCAGCGTATGGAAGTGTTTGTGGCGATGCGCGCTGCTTGCGGAGCGGATGTTTCGGACAGTCAGTACGCTGGCAGACTAAATTAG
- a CDS encoding Crp/Fnr family transcriptional regulator, which produces MIKIVHAFDRLMKLLRSINPDLELPPQLEPLLRNEMDEIHPVHHEVLVHQGDLPLYAYYIIRGYVYVTYICEAGVRHVLRFYRSNSIVAFLSFLEQKASPYTICAGKDTILSRVRITTMKKVYLITGMYEFAQRTVMLYDSAKEKLREDMMGLPVPERVRMFYKVYPFLLPAESARMDVFVAAYLKISDSTLYRTRYSVI; this is translated from the coding sequence ATGATCAAAATAGTTCACGCCTTTGACAGGCTAATGAAATTGCTACGCAGTATTAACCCGGATCTTGAACTGCCGCCGCAGTTGGAACCGCTGCTGCGGAACGAAATGGATGAGATTCACCCTGTGCATCATGAGGTGTTGGTGCATCAGGGGGATCTACCGCTGTATGCGTATTACATTATCAGGGGCTATGTGTATGTAACGTATATATGCGAGGCCGGGGTGAGGCATGTGCTGCGCTTTTACCGCAGCAATAGTATTGTGGCTTTTCTGAGCTTTCTGGAGCAGAAGGCTTCGCCGTATACGATTTGTGCGGGCAAGGATACGATCTTGTCGCGCGTTAGGATAACTACCATGAAGAAGGTTTACCTGATCACAGGTATGTATGAGTTTGCGCAGCGTACGGTGATGCTGTATGATTCGGCTAAGGAGAAGCTTCGGGAGGATATGATGGGTTTGCCCGTGCCGGAAAGGGTGCGGATGTTTTATAAGGTGTATCCTTTTCTGCTTCCGGCCGAAAGTGCGCGTATGGATGTGTTTGTAGCGGCGTATTTGAAAATTAGTGATAGTACGTTGTATAGGACCCGCTATTCCGTCATTTGA